A genome region from Aurantiacibacter sp. MUD61 includes the following:
- a CDS encoding VOC family protein yields the protein MFSHVMIGTDDLEKSAKFYEKVLGVLGAGAPMMHENATGQTRALFNHDGSILILTTPIDGNPASCANGSTIGLRCSSTEQVKELHDAAVAAGGTSIEDPPGPRDGGALGTLHLCYFRDLDGHKICGIHRAG from the coding sequence ATGTTCAGTCACGTAATGATCGGCACAGACGATCTGGAAAAATCCGCAAAGTTTTATGAGAAAGTTCTCGGCGTCCTGGGTGCCGGAGCGCCGATGATGCATGAAAATGCGACTGGTCAAACGCGTGCGCTGTTCAATCATGACGGCTCCATTCTCATCCTCACCACGCCGATCGATGGCAATCCTGCCAGCTGCGCAAACGGCTCGACGATCGGCCTGCGCTGCAGTTCAACCGAGCAGGTGAAGGAGCTGCACGATGCGGCCGTAGCCGCCGGCGGCACCAGTATCGAAGACCCGCCCGGACCGCGCGATGGCGGAGCGCTGGGCACGCTGCACCTGTGCTATTTCCGCGACCTTGATGGTCACAAGATCTGCGGCATTCACCGGGCCGGTTGA
- the metW gene encoding methionine biosynthesis protein MetW, whose protein sequence is MSTLRPDLAKIAANVPRGARVLDVGCGDGALMAELRDAKGVDARGIEIEAEEVEKAVARGLSVVQGDANRDIMDYPDAAFDVAILSQTLQTAQRPDFLLHQLLRIGRTAFVSFPNFAYWRMRMALLLGGKMPVVRHLPVTWYETKNIHHLTIHDFEDLAHEMGITIEDSWFFVGGREIGGSNANWRAEHAVFRLSR, encoded by the coding sequence ATGAGCACCTTGCGTCCCGACCTCGCCAAGATCGCCGCCAATGTACCGCGGGGTGCGCGCGTGCTCGATGTCGGCTGCGGCGATGGTGCTCTGATGGCGGAACTGCGCGATGCCAAAGGCGTCGATGCGCGCGGGATCGAGATCGAGGCGGAAGAGGTGGAAAAGGCCGTTGCACGGGGGCTGAGCGTGGTGCAGGGCGATGCCAATCGCGACATCATGGATTACCCCGATGCCGCCTTCGATGTGGCTATCCTCAGCCAGACTTTGCAGACGGCGCAGCGGCCCGATTTCCTGCTTCACCAGCTGCTGCGCATCGGTCGCACCGCCTTCGTCAGTTTTCCCAATTTCGCCTATTGGCGCATGCGGATGGCGCTGCTCCTCGGCGGCAAGATGCCGGTCGTGCGGCACCTGCCGGTGACCTGGTACGAGACCAAGAACATCCACCATCTAACAATCCACGATTTTGAGGATCTCGCCCACGAAATGGGCATCACCATCGAGGATAGCTGGTTCTTCGTCGGCGGCCGCGAAATCGGCGGATCGAATGCCAACTGGCGCGCCGAACATGCGGTCTTCAGGCTGAGCCGTTAA
- a CDS encoding glutathione S-transferase family protein has product MWHLFHFPLCPFSRKVQLALGEKGLGYELVSLYPWDADPNFRQLNPAGRVPVLHDPTKNFALIDSQAICEYLDETESDRPLILGSARSRAEIRRLVALFDESFFGDITGPLLVEKMKKRLVLRQSPDSQVLRHTQRLLHDHLDYIDWLIDNRRWLAGSQLSLADFAAAAQISVVDYFGDIDWKGHDSAHGWYRVMKSRPSFSPLLRQKMDGLPPARQYADVNA; this is encoded by the coding sequence ATGTGGCACCTCTTTCACTTCCCGCTCTGTCCATTCAGCCGCAAGGTCCAGCTCGCGCTTGGCGAGAAGGGCCTGGGCTATGAGCTGGTGTCGCTTTACCCATGGGATGCGGACCCGAATTTTCGTCAGCTGAACCCCGCTGGACGGGTGCCGGTGCTGCATGACCCGACCAAGAATTTCGCGCTGATCGATAGTCAGGCGATTTGCGAATATCTGGACGAGACCGAAAGCGATCGCCCATTGATCCTCGGTTCGGCGCGATCGCGCGCGGAAATCAGGCGGCTGGTGGCGCTGTTCGATGAGAGTTTCTTCGGCGATATCACCGGGCCACTGCTGGTGGAGAAGATGAAGAAGCGGCTGGTCCTGCGCCAATCGCCGGACAGCCAGGTGCTCCGCCACACGCAGCGCCTGCTTCACGATCATCTCGACTATATCGATTGGCTGATCGACAATCGCCGCTGGCTTGCAGGGTCGCAGCTGAGCCTCGCGGATTTTGCCGCCGCCGCGCAGATTTCGGTCGTCGACTATTTCGGCGATATCGACTGGAAAGGCCACGACAGCGCGCATGGCTGGTATCGCGTGATGAAAAGCCGCCCCAGCTTCTCGCCCCTGCTGCGACAGAAGATGGACGGCCTGCCGCCTGCACGGCAATATGCGGATGTAAATGCGTAA
- the fghA gene encoding S-formylglutathione hydrolase, which produces MEQLSTTKSFGGDQQVWRHDSAATGTPMTFAIYIPDHKEGAKLPVLWWLSGLTCTHENAMTKGHYQQACAEHGIAFICPDTSPRGDDVPTDEAYDFGQGAGFYVNATQGPWAKHFHMRRYVEEELPALVAEHFPLDMQRQAITGHSMGGHGALTVSLRNQGRFRSTGAFSPIVSPLNCPWGEKALDGYLGDDRTAWREYDACALIEDGARLDHLRVEQGMADDFLIEQLKTHLLAEACEKTGMEADIRLHDGYDHSYFFISTFIADHIAWHAARLKD; this is translated from the coding sequence ATGGAACAACTCAGCACCACCAAGAGCTTCGGCGGCGATCAGCAGGTCTGGCGGCATGACAGTGCCGCCACCGGCACGCCGATGACCTTTGCCATCTATATTCCCGATCACAAGGAAGGCGCGAAGCTGCCGGTGCTCTGGTGGCTGTCCGGCCTCACCTGCACACATGAAAATGCGATGACGAAGGGGCATTACCAGCAGGCCTGCGCCGAGCATGGGATCGCCTTCATCTGTCCTGACACTTCTCCGCGTGGAGACGATGTCCCCACCGACGAAGCCTATGATTTCGGACAGGGCGCAGGCTTTTACGTCAACGCGACGCAAGGCCCGTGGGCAAAGCACTTTCACATGCGCCGCTATGTCGAGGAGGAGCTTCCCGCGCTGGTCGCCGAGCATTTCCCTCTCGATATGCAGCGGCAGGCGATCACCGGCCATTCGATGGGCGGGCATGGCGCGCTGACCGTGAGCTTGCGCAATCAGGGCCGGTTCCGCTCGACAGGGGCGTTCTCGCCCATCGTCTCCCCGCTCAATTGCCCTTGGGGCGAGAAGGCGCTGGACGGCTATCTCGGCGACGACCGGACAGCTTGGCGAGAGTATGATGCCTGCGCGCTGATCGAAGATGGCGCGCGGCTCGATCACCTGCGGGTGGAACAGGGCATGGCGGATGATTTCCTGATCGAGCAATTGAAGACGCATTTGCTCGCGGAGGCGTGTGAGAAAACCGGTATGGAGGCCGATATCCGCCTGCACGACGGATATGATCATTCCTATTTCTTCATCAGCACCTTCATCGCCGATCACATCGCCTGGCATGCCGCACGGCTGAAGGACTGA
- a CDS encoding VTT domain-containing protein yields MDFTAPSWLPLGLIEGLAATPYGAFAAPAMLALLAFGIMLFSVPGAMTPTAFISGLLFGIGGLFIVLFAALLGSHVLFLATRHWLGDRMKLRFGKRLDVMTQHFGKRGPFYVATARFGGVPHLLITAGAAPTPMTARAFAIASLVGMLPVLTIAALAGSGLAML; encoded by the coding sequence ATGGATTTTACCGCGCCTTCATGGTTGCCCCTCGGCCTGATCGAGGGACTGGCTGCGACGCCTTATGGCGCCTTCGCAGCGCCGGCCATGCTCGCGCTGCTGGCCTTTGGCATCATGCTGTTTTCCGTGCCCGGCGCGATGACGCCCACGGCCTTCATATCCGGCCTGCTGTTCGGTATCGGCGGACTCTTTATAGTCCTTTTCGCCGCGCTGCTCGGCAGCCATGTGCTGTTCCTCGCCACACGCCACTGGCTGGGCGACCGGATGAAGCTGCGCTTCGGCAAGCGGCTCGATGTCATGACGCAGCATTTCGGGAAGCGCGGCCCATTCTATGTGGCGACCGCGCGCTTTGGCGGCGTTCCGCACCTGCTGATCACGGCAGGCGCTGCGCCCACGCCGATGACAGCGCGCGCCTTCGCAATCGCCAGCCTTGTGGGAATGCTACCCGTCCTGACGATCGCGGCGCTCGCCGGCAGCGGTCTGGCGATGCTTTAA
- a CDS encoding S-(hydroxymethyl)glutathione dehydrogenase/class III alcohol dehydrogenase — translation MKTRAAVAFAPKQPLEIVELDLEGPKAGEVLVEIMATGICHTDAYTLDGLDSEGLFPSVLGHEGAGVVREVGAGVTSVSPGDHVIPLYTPECRQCKMCLSGKTNLCSAIRETQGKGLMPDGTSRFSYKGETIYHYMGCSTFSNFTVLPEIAVAKIRTDAPFETSCYIGCGVTTGVGAVTNTAKVQPGDNVVVFGLGGIGLNVIQGAKMAGADRIVGVDINPAKKEWGEKFGMTDFVNPKETSDVVAHLVDMLDGGADYSFDCTGNTDVMRQALECCHKGWGTSIIIGVAEAGKEIATRPFQLVTGRNWRGTAFGGAKGRTDVPKIVDWYMNGKIAIDPMITHTLTLDEINKGFDLMHSGESIRSVVVY, via the coding sequence ATGAAAACCCGCGCCGCGGTCGCATTTGCGCCGAAACAGCCGCTTGAGATTGTCGAGCTTGACCTCGAAGGGCCCAAGGCGGGCGAAGTGCTCGTTGAAATCATGGCGACGGGCATCTGTCACACCGATGCCTACACGCTCGACGGGCTCGACAGCGAGGGCCTGTTCCCGAGCGTGCTGGGCCATGAAGGTGCAGGCGTGGTGCGCGAAGTGGGCGCTGGCGTGACCAGTGTCTCACCGGGCGATCATGTGATCCCGCTTTACACTCCTGAATGCCGCCAGTGCAAAATGTGCCTTTCGGGCAAGACAAATCTGTGCAGTGCCATCCGCGAAACGCAGGGCAAGGGACTGATGCCGGACGGCACCAGCCGCTTCTCGTACAAGGGCGAGACGATCTACCACTACATGGGCTGTTCGACCTTTTCGAACTTCACCGTCCTGCCTGAAATCGCGGTCGCGAAAATCCGCACCGACGCGCCGTTTGAAACCTCCTGCTACATCGGCTGCGGCGTCACCACCGGCGTTGGCGCGGTGACCAATACCGCCAAGGTGCAGCCGGGTGACAATGTCGTCGTGTTCGGCCTCGGCGGCATCGGATTGAACGTCATCCAGGGCGCAAAGATGGCGGGCGCGGACCGCATCGTCGGCGTCGATATCAATCCGGCCAAGAAAGAATGGGGCGAGAAATTCGGCATGACCGATTTCGTCAATCCGAAGGAAACGTCGGATGTGGTCGCACATCTTGTCGACATGCTCGATGGCGGAGCGGATTACTCCTTCGATTGCACCGGCAATACCGATGTGATGCGCCAAGCGCTGGAATGCTGCCACAAGGGCTGGGGCACCAGCATCATCATCGGCGTGGCCGAAGCGGGCAAGGAAATCGCCACTCGCCCATTCCAGCTGGTGACCGGCCGGAACTGGCGCGGTACGGCGTTCGGCGGAGCGAAGGGCCGCACCGATGTGCCCAAGATCGTCGACTGGTATATGAACGGCAAAATCGCCATCGACCCGATGATCACCCACACGCTGACACTGGATGAGATCAACAAGGGCTTCGACCTGATGCATTCGGGCGAAAGCATCCGCAGCGTGGTGGTCTACTAG
- a CDS encoding NAD-dependent succinate-semialdehyde dehydrogenase, translating into MTDYPTLHLLIDGEQISGDGRETEEVINPATEDVLGTLPHATADDLDRALEAAERGFKEWRTTSADKRCAILTKAANLLRERASDLGTILTMEQGKTLAEGRGEFMYSANLLEFYAQEAKRTFGRTLVRPEGSRVEVQYHPVGPVAGFAPWNFPAINVMRKIGGALAAGCSTIVKPSEETPASGIAVVQALLDAGVPGGVVQCVFGVPSDVSEHLLGSPIIRKLTFTGSTPVGKHLAKLAAEDLKITTMELGGHGPVLIFNDTDIDKALDTMAPGAYRNAGQVCVSPTRFLIEEDVFGKFRDGFVERVEKMQVGNGLEKGTDMGPMANSRGRENVGKLIAQAQDAGGTLLSGGERIGNQGFFHQPTVLAEVPTDADIMNEEPFGPVAILNPMAGEQAMIDEANRLPYGLAAYAWTNDPARRRRLAAEVEAGMLAINGGNVSTVDAPFGGVKWSGYGSEDGPEGVRACLVPKAVHEG; encoded by the coding sequence ATGACAGATTACCCCACGCTTCACCTGCTTATCGACGGCGAACAGATTAGCGGCGATGGCCGCGAGACCGAAGAGGTCATCAATCCCGCCACAGAGGACGTGCTCGGAACTCTGCCCCATGCCACGGCAGACGACCTCGACCGCGCACTTGAAGCAGCCGAGCGTGGGTTCAAGGAATGGCGCACGACGAGCGCGGACAAGCGCTGCGCAATCCTGACCAAAGCGGCGAACCTGCTCCGCGAACGGGCGAGCGATCTCGGCACGATCCTGACGATGGAACAGGGCAAGACGCTGGCCGAGGGGCGCGGCGAATTCATGTATTCCGCCAATTTGCTGGAATTCTACGCGCAGGAAGCCAAGCGCACCTTTGGCCGCACGCTGGTGCGCCCTGAGGGTAGCCGGGTGGAAGTGCAGTATCACCCCGTAGGCCCTGTGGCAGGCTTTGCGCCGTGGAATTTCCCCGCGATCAATGTGATGCGCAAGATCGGCGGCGCGCTTGCGGCGGGCTGCTCGACGATCGTCAAGCCAAGCGAGGAAACCCCCGCTTCGGGCATCGCCGTGGTGCAGGCACTGCTCGACGCGGGCGTGCCTGGCGGCGTGGTGCAATGCGTGTTCGGCGTGCCGAGCGATGTGAGCGAGCACCTGCTCGGCTCTCCGATCATCCGCAAGCTGACGTTCACCGGCTCCACCCCCGTCGGCAAGCATCTCGCCAAACTCGCGGCGGAAGATCTCAAGATCACGACCATGGAACTCGGCGGCCACGGCCCGGTCTTGATTTTCAACGATACCGATATCGACAAGGCATTGGATACCATGGCCCCCGGCGCTTACCGCAACGCGGGCCAGGTTTGTGTCAGCCCCACGCGCTTCCTCATCGAAGAGGATGTGTTCGGCAAATTCCGCGATGGCTTTGTCGAGCGGGTCGAGAAAATGCAGGTCGGCAATGGCCTCGAAAAGGGCACGGACATGGGGCCGATGGCCAATTCCCGCGGGCGCGAGAATGTCGGCAAGCTGATCGCGCAGGCGCAGGATGCTGGCGGCACTCTGCTTTCAGGCGGAGAGCGTATCGGTAACCAGGGGTTCTTCCACCAGCCCACGGTGCTCGCCGAAGTACCCACCGATGCCGACATCATGAATGAAGAACCGTTCGGTCCCGTCGCCATCCTCAACCCGATGGCAGGCGAGCAGGCGATGATCGACGAAGCGAACCGCCTTCCCTATGGCCTTGCCGCCTATGCATGGACGAACGATCCGGCCCGACGCCGCCGTTTGGCTGCCGAAGTGGAAGCAGGCATGCTTGCGATCAATGGCGGCAATGTCTCGACCGTCGATGCGCCGTTCGGCGGCGTCAAATGGTCAGGCTATGGCAGCGAAGACGGCCCCGAAGGCGTGCGCGCTTGTCTGGTCCCCAAGGCCGTTCACGAAGGCTGA
- a CDS encoding transglycosylase domain-containing protein codes for MARRRSGSSKKRGYRSRKAAAEAREARAGGWKSSLWKWTKRGAIASVALLIIGAIALFTSVYFAAQSMPTFSELRQSQTGQTILVRARDGSQIVELGPSYGQWLEADEIPQVMKDAMISVEDHRFYSHFGIDFIRTSGAIIEGVFGEDRIGGTSTISQQLARNVFLNSNRTMDRKMREAVLALALEWNFTKDEILELYLNKVYFGGGAYGIDSASRKFFSHSARELSLEEAAIIAGLVKAPSRYSPTADIDAAVSRANVVIGQMVTYGGLDPAVARQVNVDAVNLREDVGQDSIRYFTDWALPQLDLLLPSGTFEPIEVWTTLDVGMQRAATTAVQSNVPENTQGALVSLDRDGAVLALVGGTDYVTSNYNRATDAMRQPGSSFKLFVYLSALEAGYTPDDMVVDTPVTIEGWSPRNSNGRNVGEIDVRSAFAYSTNTVAAQLGNEVGFSNVASMARRFGITTPISTYPSMVLGSSEVRLIDMTRAFAAVSAGGQSVEPYGILRVTNADGDELYRHENARSYRLVPDYVAAGITDLLQTAVATGTGRAAQIGRPVAGKTGTTSENRDGYFVGFSSGITTGVWMGRDDNGRVGGLGGGTAPARAFASYMRYAVRDRPVEEFDTDLKLPDWQLEPDDEYYLGEEGEYYYYIDEQGNLIEPGRSERIGNGEFDQEGERREPRDPLDPRGMDDERSGPRPGISIGNRPANPSGNRPAEDKPPAAASDDFLERATGREVPEDQPRQRRTGDALVNEQRF; via the coding sequence ATGGCCAGGCGCAGGAGCGGCAGCTCCAAGAAGAGAGGGTACCGGTCCCGCAAGGCAGCCGCAGAGGCGCGGGAAGCGCGGGCTGGCGGCTGGAAGTCGTCGCTCTGGAAGTGGACCAAACGCGGTGCGATTGCCTCTGTGGCACTCCTCATCATTGGCGCGATCGCGCTGTTCACCTCGGTCTATTTCGCCGCGCAATCCATGCCGACCTTCTCTGAATTGCGTCAGAGCCAGACCGGCCAGACCATTCTGGTGCGAGCCCGCGATGGGTCGCAGATCGTCGAACTGGGCCCAAGCTATGGCCAATGGCTGGAAGCCGACGAAATCCCGCAAGTTATGAAAGATGCGATGATAAGCGTGGAAGATCACCGCTTCTATTCGCATTTCGGCATCGACTTCATCCGCACCAGCGGAGCGATCATCGAAGGCGTCTTCGGGGAGGACCGGATCGGCGGCACGTCCACTATTTCGCAGCAGCTGGCGCGTAACGTCTTCCTCAATTCCAATCGCACCATGGATCGCAAGATGCGCGAGGCGGTGCTGGCGTTGGCGCTGGAATGGAATTTCACCAAGGACGAGATCCTCGAGCTCTACCTTAACAAGGTCTATTTCGGCGGCGGCGCCTACGGCATCGATTCCGCCAGCCGCAAATTCTTCAGCCATTCGGCGCGCGAGCTCTCGCTGGAAGAAGCGGCGATCATTGCTGGCCTTGTAAAGGCACCCAGCCGCTATTCGCCGACGGCAGATATCGATGCAGCCGTCAGCCGCGCGAATGTCGTGATCGGGCAGATGGTGACCTATGGCGGGCTCGATCCTGCCGTGGCCCGGCAAGTCAATGTCGATGCGGTCAATTTGCGCGAGGATGTGGGGCAGGATTCGATCCGCTACTTCACCGACTGGGCGCTGCCGCAGCTCGACCTGCTTTTGCCGAGCGGCACGTTCGAGCCGATCGAAGTCTGGACCACGCTCGATGTCGGAATGCAGCGCGCGGCCACCACAGCGGTGCAGAGCAATGTGCCGGAGAATACGCAAGGCGCGCTGGTCAGCCTCGACCGTGATGGCGCGGTGCTGGCGCTGGTGGGCGGCACCGATTACGTCACCAGCAATTACAACCGCGCTACCGATGCGATGCGGCAGCCGGGCTCTTCCTTCAAATTGTTCGTTTATCTCAGTGCCCTCGAAGCAGGCTATACGCCGGATGACATGGTGGTCGATACGCCTGTCACCATCGAAGGCTGGTCGCCGCGCAATTCCAATGGCCGCAATGTGGGCGAGATCGACGTGCGAAGCGCCTTTGCCTATTCGACCAATACGGTCGCGGCGCAGCTTGGCAATGAAGTGGGCTTTTCGAATGTCGCCAGCATGGCGCGGCGGTTCGGAATTACGACGCCGATTTCGACTTATCCCAGCATGGTGCTCGGCTCTTCCGAAGTGCGCCTTATCGACATGACGCGCGCCTTTGCCGCAGTATCTGCGGGCGGGCAATCGGTAGAGCCCTATGGCATCTTGCGTGTGACCAATGCCGACGGGGACGAGCTTTACCGGCATGAGAATGCGCGCAGCTACCGCCTTGTGCCCGATTATGTCGCAGCGGGAATAACAGATCTGCTGCAGACGGCGGTCGCCACCGGCACCGGCCGCGCGGCGCAGATCGGGCGACCCGTCGCGGGCAAGACGGGCACCACGAGCGAAAACCGCGACGGTTATTTCGTGGGCTTTTCCAGCGGCATCACCACTGGCGTGTGGATGGGCCGCGATGACAATGGCCGTGTCGGCGGGCTCGGCGGGGGCACTGCCCCGGCGCGTGCCTTCGCGTCCTATATGCGTTACGCCGTGCGTGATCGCCCGGTTGAAGAATTCGATACCGATCTGAAATTGCCGGATTGGCAGCTGGAGCCAGACGACGAATATTACCTCGGCGAAGAGGGCGAATATTATTACTACATTGACGAGCAGGGCAATCTGATCGAGCCGGGACGCAGCGAGCGGATCGGCAATGGTGAATTCGATCAGGAAGGCGAACGGCGAGAGCCGCGTGATCCGCTCGACCCGCGTGGCATGGACGATGAGCGCAGTGGCCCGCGGCCCGGCATTTCCATCGGCAATCGCCCCGCCAATCCCTCTGGCAATCGACCGGCAGAGGACAAGCCCCCGGCAGCAGCAAGCGATGACTTCCTTGAACGCGCGACCGGTCGCGAAGTCCCGGAAGATCAACCGCGCCAGCGACGCACTGGCGATGCACTGGTGAATGAACAGCGGTTCTGA
- the msrB gene encoding peptide-methionine (R)-S-oxide reductase MsrB has translation MTEKMTLTEAEWREKLTPEQYQILREGGTERAFTGKYENNKDEGLYKCAACGLPLFPSDTKYNSGSGWPSFTAPTDQDNVELNKDMSHGMVRTEVVCARCEGHLGHVFPDGPGPEGLRYCINSASLDFEPEEKAGD, from the coding sequence ATGACCGAAAAAATGACACTCACCGAAGCCGAATGGCGTGAGAAGCTGACGCCGGAGCAGTATCAGATCCTGCGCGAAGGCGGCACGGAGCGGGCCTTCACTGGCAAATATGAGAATAACAAGGACGAGGGGCTGTACAAATGCGCCGCCTGCGGGCTGCCGCTGTTTCCGTCCGACACGAAGTATAACAGCGGGTCCGGCTGGCCAAGCTTCACGGCGCCGACTGATCAGGACAATGTCGAGCTTAACAAGGATATGTCGCACGGCATGGTCCGCACCGAAGTCGTCTGCGCGCGCTGTGAAGGTCATTTGGGTCACGTTTTTCCCGATGGCCCCGGGCCAGAAGGATTGCGCTATTGCATCAATTCCGCCTCGCTCGATTTCGAACCGGAGGAAAAAGCGGGCGATTGA